Part of the Propionimicrobium sp. PCR01-08-3 genome, GACGCCTCCACCTGGCCGAGCACCAGATCGAGAGCCACCACCTGTTCGGCCGAGGTCACCTTCGGCAGCACCAGCGCATCGATCTTGGCTCCCGCGGCGCCCACCACGCCCACCACATCACCGGTCGTCCACGGGGTATCCCACGCATTCACTCGCACCGTCACCGTCGGCGCCTTCCAGGTGCCGCCGTTCAGCGCCCGGACGATCTGATCGCGTGCCTCGACTTTCGCCGCCGGCGCGACCGCGTCCTCAAGATCGAGAAAGATACAGTCCACATCGAGCCCGCGCGATTTTGCGATGAAGCGCTCCGAGCTGCCGGGCACGGCGAGCACCGTGCGGCGGGCGCGGAAGGGTCGTGGGGTATGCCTCGTCGTCATGATGCAAAGTCTAGAACGTGGCACTGACGAAAAACCGGCGCGCGACGCTCCGGCAGACACAAGGCCGGTGCTCAAAGATGGTTCATGCCCCCGATCGAGACCCGCCAGTAGTCCGGGCGAGGCGAACCAGCGCTGCTTCGAACCGGCGCCGGTGCCGTGCGGTTACACTTTGCCCGTGAGCAATCCTTCCTCGGTTTTCATCAGCCGCCTGCAGGGGTTGCCGGTATTGGACGCCTCCGGCGATCAGGTGGGCAAGATCCGTGATGTCGTCGTCCAGGCCAGGGCTACCGGACGCCCCCGAGTGCGAGGTCTGGTCGTCGAGCTTTTCGCCCGGCGACGCATCTTCGTCCCGATGACCAGGGTTCACGCCATCGATCCCACGCAGGTGCTGATCATCGGCGTCATCGACACCCGGCGCTTCAACCGGCGCGCGTCGGAGACCTTGGCGATCGACGAACTCTTCGACCGCACGGTGATCCTCGACGGCAAGAAACAGTCGATCTTCGACATCGCCATGGCCGAGGTGCGCAACCGTGAGTGGGAGCTGAGTGAAGTTGCCCTGCGCGAGATCAACCCGACCCGGCGTTTCGGCCTGCCGTCGTCCAACAAGGGCTCGATGGTCGTCGAACCGTGGTCGCTGATCGGCTCGCAGGTGCTGTATGCCGAGCAGAGCACCGACGCCAAACTCGCCCAGCTCGCCGATATGAAACCGGCCGACGTCGCCCGCGAACTCTACGACATGGATCCGGACCGCAGGGCCGAAGTGGCGAGCGCTTTGGACGATGAGCAATTGGCCGACGCCTTCCAAGAGCTGCCCGAGGATGAACAGGTCGAGTTGCTGCAGTCGTTGGCGATCGAACGAGCAGCCGACGTACTCGACGAGATGGATCCCGACGATGCCGCCGACCTCATCCATGACCTGCCGACCGATTTCGCCGAAGACCTGCTGGGCCGGATGGAGCCCGAGGACGCCGAAGATGTGCGCAATCTGCTGAAATACGAGGAGCTGACCGCGGGCGGCATGATGACCCCCGAGCCGGTGGTGGTGGGCGCCGACGACACGGTCGCCAAAGCTCTCGCCAAGGTCCGGCAAGAGGAGCTGACGCCTGCCCTGGCGTCCATGGTCTTCGTCACCAGGCAGCCGCACGACACTCCGTCCGGACGCTACCTCGGCGCCGTGCACGTGCAACGACTGCTCCGAGAACCTCCCAGCCTGCAGCTGGGCCAGATGGTCGATTCCGATTTGGAGCCGCTTGCCACCGACGCCGATCTGCCCCAGGTCAGCCGCTACTTCGCCACCTACAATCTGGTGGTGGCGCCGGTGGTCAACCGCGACCATCAGCTGGTGGGCGCGGTGACCGTCGACGACCTGCTCGATCACATGTTGCCGCACGACTGGCGCGGCGACCAGATGGAAGGCAACGAGGCCGGCGAAATGGAAGTGAAGGAGGGCGAAAATGGCTGACAATTCCCGCCGCGACGAGGACCGCCTGAGTACGCCCGGACGCCGTTCGTCCTTCAGCTGGCCGAAATGGCTGCGTTTCGACGACGACTGGTTCGGGCGCTTCGCCGAACTTATCGCCCGCGGTATGGGCAGTGCCGGGTTCTTGATGGGCATGACGGTTTTCGTCACCGTGTGGATCGCGCTCAATGTGATCGGGTTGTTCGGCCTGAAATGGGATCCCTACCCGTTCATCCTGCTCAATCTTGCGTTCTCCACCCAGGCGTCCTATTCGGCTCCGCTGATTCTGCTCGCCCAGAACCGTCAAGAAGACCGCGACCGGCTGAGCCTGGACGAGGACCGCCGCGTCGCCGCCCAGAGCCGGGCCGACATGGATTACCTTGCCCGCGAGATCGCCGCGCTGCGCGGCAACATGGGCGAGTTGACGACCCGAGACTTCGTCCGCGGCGAATTGCGCGATCAATTGCGGGAGCTCTTGGAGGAGTTGGAAGGCCGGGACGACGAGCCCGAGGCCGAGGCCGGCAATGGGCAAGCCAATCTGGGGACGGCGAAGAACTAGCTCGTCGGGTGGTTTCCTTTCCTCAGTGCATCGCCCGTCAACGACTTCGCCAACCGCCCAGGTTGCATGACGATGCGGTCCGGGGTGCTCGATCCGGGAAGCGACGGGCAGCGATAATCTTTCGAAGCGTGCCCCAACTTGAAAGTATTCCCTCGGTCGCGTAGTGATGAACCCGTGAGTGAAACCAATCCGATACTGGCGAACGTGCGCCAAGCGCTGTCCACGGTGATCGATCCGGAGATCCGGCGCCCCATCACCGATCTGGACATGGTCGACGAACTGGCCATCGACGAGGCCGGTGTCGTCCAGGTCACCGTGTTGCTGACCGTTGCCGGATGCCCGCTGCGCAACACCATCGAAGAAGACGTGACCGCCGCAGTGAACAAGGTGCCCGGAGTCACCGGTCTCAAGCTCGAGATCGGCGCGATGAGCGCCGAGCAGCGCGCCGCACTGACCAGCAAGCTTCGTGGCGGCGCTCCGCAGCCTGTCATTCCATTCGCTCAGCCGGGTTCGTTGACCCGGGTGATCGCCGTCGCCTCCGGCAAAGGCGGTGTCGGCAAGAGCTCGATGACGGTCAACCTGGCCTTGGATCTCGCCAAGCAGGGCTTCAGCGTCGGACTGCTCGACGCCGACATCTACGGCCACTCGATCCCCGACCTGCTGGGCATTCCCGAGGACGCCCGGCCCACCATGGTCGACTCCATGATCATGCCGGTACCGGTCGAGTATGTCAGCGCCGACGGCAAGAAGGCCGCGCTGAAGGTGATCAGCATGGGCATGCTGAAGGAGTCGAAGGACCAGGTGATCGCCTGGCGCGGCCCGATCCTCGATCGCGCACTCACCCAGCTACTCGCCGAGGTCTTCTGGGGCGATCTCGACTTCTTCCTCATCGATCTGCCTCCGGGCACCGGTGATGTCGCAATGTCGATCGGCCAGAAGCTGCCGGGCAGCGACATGATCGTGGTCACCACCCCGCAGCCCAGTGTCGCCTGGGTTGCAGAGCGCGCCGGCACCATGGGGTCGATGCTGCATCAAAACGTGATCGGCGTCATCGAGAACATGAGCTGGCTCGAGACCGCCTGCCCGCATTGCGGCGAGACGCATCGTGTCGAACTCTTCGGCACGGGCGGCGGCCAGCAGACCGCGGACGCACTGACCGATCGGCTGGCTCACGATGTGCCGCTGCTCACCCAGATCCCGATGGATTTCGCTCTCGGTGCCGGAGCGGAGATCAACGCCCCGGTGGTCATTGCGCAACCGGACTCCCCCGCTGCCGTCGCGATCAGCTCGGTCGCCGGGCACCTCGTGCAGACCAAGCCTTCGGTGGCCGGCAAGCCGCTCAGCCTGATCACTCACTGATCAGGTGGCCTCATCGTCCCAGGGAATGCGCTTGTCACGTGCATTCGGGGACGATGAAGCTTGAGCTTGGGCCGTACCGGTTCCAGGTGTGGACCCCTCCGGCGCGCCGTCCTTGGCTGTCACCGGGGCCGCACTGATGACGGGTTTCGCCGATCTGACCTCGCCGTTGATATCGGACGCAGCACCGGTCAGATCGTTGCGTACCCCGTCGAGATCCCGCTTGATCTCGACGATGTCATCTTCGATGTCGGCTAGCAGCGTTTTGCGCACGAGGGTTTTCGGGTTCAGGTCCGACAGCTGAAGGTCCTTGTATTCCGGTCCCAGTTCGTCGCGTAGCGACCCCATCGCCTGATTGGCGAAGACGCGGACGAAGTGCACCACCCGGGCGGCCTTCCGGCTGAGTTGGGGCAATTTCTCCGGGCCGAACATGATGACTCCGAGCACCAGCAGCAGCACCAGCTCACTTGCGCCGATACCGAAAAACTCCTGTGGAATCACCTGCGTGACCTAAGAACGAAGAATTACAGATTCGCCTGATCCAAAATGGCGCCGAATGCCTTGGCCTGGGCTTTGGAAGCGGGCAGCAACGGGGCCCGGAGACCGCCGACATCGAAGCCTTGATGCGCCAACCCCGCCTTGACCATCATGACGCCCTGGGTGGCGAAGACGCCGGTGTAGACGGGCAGCAGTTCGCGATAGATGCGCAGGGCCTCTGCCGTGTTCCCGGCGAACCAGGCGTCCAAGAGCTCGGCTGTGCGGCGTCCGGTGAAATGGGTGGATGTGCCGATCACGCCGACACCGCCGACCGACAAGATCGGCAGCACCTTGGCGTCGTCCCCGGCGAAGTAGTTGAGGTCTGTGGCGGCCATCACCTCAGCCGATCCGGCGATGTCGTTCTTCGCGTCCTTCACGGCCACAATATTGGGATGCTTGGCCAGCCGCATCAGTGAGGACGTCTCGATAGGACGCCCGGTACGGTGCGGAATGTCGTAAAGGATCATCGGCAAATCGGTCGCGCCGGCCAAAGTCTCGAAGTGCGCGACGATGGCGTCCTGGGGCG contains:
- a CDS encoding CBS domain-containing protein, with amino-acid sequence MSNPSSVFISRLQGLPVLDASGDQVGKIRDVVVQARATGRPRVRGLVVELFARRRIFVPMTRVHAIDPTQVLIIGVIDTRRFNRRASETLAIDELFDRTVILDGKKQSIFDIAMAEVRNREWELSEVALREINPTRRFGLPSSNKGSMVVEPWSLIGSQVLYAEQSTDAKLAQLADMKPADVARELYDMDPDRRAEVASALDDEQLADAFQELPEDEQVELLQSLAIERAADVLDEMDPDDAADLIHDLPTDFAEDLLGRMEPEDAEDVRNLLKYEELTAGGMMTPEPVVVGADDTVAKALAKVRQEELTPALASMVFVTRQPHDTPSGRYLGAVHVQRLLREPPSLQLGQMVDSDLEPLATDADLPQVSRYFATYNLVVAPVVNRDHQLVGAVTVDDLLDHMLPHDWRGDQMEGNEAGEMEVKEGENG
- a CDS encoding DUF1003 domain-containing protein, which produces MADNSRRDEDRLSTPGRRSSFSWPKWLRFDDDWFGRFAELIARGMGSAGFLMGMTVFVTVWIALNVIGLFGLKWDPYPFILLNLAFSTQASYSAPLILLAQNRQEDRDRLSLDEDRRVAAQSRADMDYLAREIAALRGNMGELTTRDFVRGELRDQLRELLEELEGRDDEPEAEAGNGQANLGTAKN
- a CDS encoding P-loop NTPase codes for the protein MSETNPILANVRQALSTVIDPEIRRPITDLDMVDELAIDEAGVVQVTVLLTVAGCPLRNTIEEDVTAAVNKVPGVTGLKLEIGAMSAEQRAALTSKLRGGAPQPVIPFAQPGSLTRVIAVASGKGGVGKSSMTVNLALDLAKQGFSVGLLDADIYGHSIPDLLGIPEDARPTMVDSMIMPVPVEYVSADGKKAALKVISMGMLKESKDQVIAWRGPILDRALTQLLAEVFWGDLDFFLIDLPPGTGDVAMSIGQKLPGSDMIVVTTPQPSVAWVAERAGTMGSMLHQNVIGVIENMSWLETACPHCGETHRVELFGTGGGQQTADALTDRLAHDVPLLTQIPMDFALGAGAEINAPVVIAQPDSPAAVAISSVAGHLVQTKPSVAGKPLSLITH
- a CDS encoding sec-independent translocase, with protein sequence MIPQEFFGIGASELVLLLVLGVIMFGPEKLPQLSRKAARVVHFVRVFANQAMGSLRDELGPEYKDLQLSDLNPKTLVRKTLLADIEDDIVEIKRDLDGVRNDLTGAASDINGEVRSAKPVISAAPVTAKDGAPEGSTPGTGTAQAQASSSPNARDKRIPWDDEAT
- the dapA gene encoding 4-hydroxy-tetrahydrodipicolinate synthase; the protein is MTEPVLGRLATAMVTPFDAEGGVDLVKAQKLALRLVDEQRNEIVLVNGTTGESPTTTDEEKARLVGAVKEAVGDHAKVVAGIGTNITAHSVELCHQAAAAGADGLLAVTPYYSLPPQDAIVAHFETLAGATDLPMILYDIPHRTGRPIETSSLMRLAKHPNIVAVKDAKNDIAGSAEVMAATDLNYFAGDDAKVLPILSVGGVGVIGTSTHFTGRRTAELLDAWFAGNTAEALRIYRELLPVYTGVFATQGVMMVKAGLAHQGFDVGGLRAPLLPASKAQAKAFGAILDQANL